A genomic window from Streptomyces sp. NBC_01429 includes:
- a CDS encoding ABC transporter substrate-binding protein yields MRSVLPRPARARGRGYLLALASAGTATVLTAVAGCGVDTGGGSDSSSGSGSSGGKGEQITVTAFAGAWGDLFKKSFVEPFEKDTGIKVNLVYGADSDWVTKLRAAGGSNAPFDVVALTPGSLHQAVGGKLLQPLKTGDLSNWKQLDPVLTQQSTIDGSSYGVPLTTGSNGLLYRTDKIKQAPKDWTDIFDKKFCGHVALPPLTYNAGLEFFSALVSQDGGKLSNPADVDKGFEKLAQLKNCVSSYPADAGSVSTVLQNGDAWIVPFWDGRAFAMEKEGQPIGFTYPASGAVGALTSYYVPKGSKHTAAAYKFLDYLSSAEHQKPFAEGTFYGAGNDTIDYDPAFKAKVKYGEDVYKKFTWVDYKTATPKLNEWQQRWNQIFK; encoded by the coding sequence ATGAGATCTGTCCTGCCCCGCCCCGCACGTGCCCGCGGGCGCGGCTATCTGCTGGCCCTCGCATCGGCCGGCACCGCCACCGTCCTGACCGCCGTGGCCGGCTGCGGGGTCGACACGGGCGGCGGCTCCGACTCCTCCTCCGGCAGCGGGTCCTCGGGCGGCAAGGGCGAGCAGATCACCGTCACCGCGTTCGCGGGGGCGTGGGGAGACCTGTTCAAGAAGTCCTTCGTCGAGCCGTTCGAGAAGGACACCGGCATCAAGGTGAACCTCGTCTACGGCGCCGACTCCGACTGGGTCACCAAGCTGCGCGCGGCGGGCGGCTCCAACGCGCCGTTCGACGTCGTGGCCCTCACCCCCGGCTCGCTGCACCAGGCGGTCGGCGGCAAGCTCCTCCAGCCGCTGAAGACGGGCGATCTCAGCAACTGGAAGCAGCTCGACCCGGTGCTCACCCAGCAGTCGACGATCGACGGATCGTCGTACGGCGTGCCGCTGACCACCGGCTCCAACGGTCTGCTCTACCGCACCGACAAGATCAAGCAGGCGCCCAAGGACTGGACCGACATCTTCGACAAGAAGTTCTGCGGTCATGTCGCGCTGCCCCCGCTGACGTACAACGCGGGCCTGGAGTTCTTCTCCGCGCTGGTCTCCCAGGACGGCGGCAAGCTGTCCAACCCCGCCGATGTCGACAAGGGGTTCGAGAAGCTCGCCCAGCTGAAGAACTGCGTCTCGTCCTACCCGGCGGACGCGGGCAGCGTCTCCACGGTCCTCCAGAACGGCGACGCCTGGATCGTCCCGTTCTGGGACGGCCGCGCCTTCGCCATGGAGAAGGAGGGGCAGCCGATCGGCTTCACCTACCCCGCCTCCGGCGCGGTGGGCGCGCTGACCTCGTACTACGTGCCGAAGGGCTCGAAGCACACGGCCGCGGCCTACAAGTTCCTGGACTACCTCTCCTCCGCCGAGCACCAGAAGCCGTTCGCCGAGGGCACCTTCTACGGCGCGGGCAACGACACCATCGACTACGACCCCGCCTTCAAGGCCAAGGTGAAGTACGGCGAGGACGTCTACAAGAAGTTCACCTGGGTCGACTACAAGACCGCCACTCCGAAGCTGAACGAGTGGCAGCAGCGTTGGAACCAGATCTTCAAGTGA
- a CDS encoding aldehyde dehydrogenase (NADP(+)) produces the protein MATAPVWSVDPRTGKPREQVAHEATAEEVDLAVRGAHAAVGSLADRTTRAALLRRAADLLDEAGEHVIEAADAETALGPVRLTGELARTTAQLRAFAEVVDEGAFLDVYIDHADGERTPPWPDLRRYKVPLGVVAVYSASNFPLAFSVPGGDTASALAAGCPVVVKAHPDHPATSELCASVLRRAAAEVGLDENVITLVHGFEAGVELIGHPLVTAAGFTGSVRGGRALFDAAAARPTPIPFYGELGSLNPVVITEAAATERAEQIGSGLAGSMSMGVGQFCTKPGFVLAPAGEPGDRLLKTLTAAVSETEPGVMLDHRMRDAFVAGVAERAALPDVDAPITPGAGGEHTVSAGFLTLPAALLTAEGPHDLLLEECFGPVTVVARYTSADEITAVLSRLPGNLTATLQIAEEEGAGTQPGGAELLAALTPLAGRVLVNGWPTGVAVAPAQQHGGPYPATTSTSTSVGTTAIERWLRPVSYQSTPAALLPPELRDDNPLDLPRRVDGRREN, from the coding sequence GTGGCAACAGCACCAGTCTGGAGTGTCGACCCCCGAACGGGAAAGCCTCGTGAGCAGGTCGCGCACGAGGCCACGGCCGAGGAAGTGGACCTCGCGGTACGGGGTGCCCACGCCGCCGTCGGTTCGCTCGCCGACCGCACCACGCGCGCCGCGCTGCTGCGCAGGGCTGCGGACCTCCTCGACGAGGCCGGCGAGCACGTCATCGAGGCCGCGGACGCCGAGACCGCGCTCGGGCCGGTCCGGCTCACCGGTGAACTCGCCCGTACGACCGCCCAGTTGCGGGCGTTCGCCGAGGTCGTGGACGAAGGCGCGTTTCTCGACGTGTACATCGACCACGCCGACGGCGAGCGCACCCCGCCGTGGCCCGACCTGCGCCGCTACAAGGTGCCGCTCGGTGTCGTCGCCGTCTACTCCGCGAGCAACTTCCCGCTCGCCTTCTCCGTACCCGGCGGCGACACCGCGAGCGCGCTCGCGGCCGGCTGCCCGGTCGTCGTCAAGGCGCACCCCGACCACCCGGCCACCTCGGAACTGTGCGCCTCCGTGCTGCGCAGGGCCGCCGCCGAGGTCGGGCTCGACGAGAACGTGATCACGCTCGTGCACGGCTTCGAAGCGGGCGTCGAGCTGATCGGCCACCCGCTGGTGACCGCGGCAGGCTTCACCGGCTCGGTACGCGGCGGCCGCGCCCTCTTCGACGCGGCGGCCGCCCGGCCCACGCCCATCCCCTTCTACGGCGAGCTGGGCTCCCTCAACCCCGTCGTGATCACCGAGGCCGCCGCGACCGAGCGCGCCGAGCAGATCGGCTCCGGCCTCGCGGGCTCGATGTCCATGGGCGTAGGCCAGTTCTGCACCAAGCCCGGCTTCGTGCTCGCCCCGGCCGGTGAGCCCGGCGACCGGCTGCTCAAGACCCTGACGGCGGCCGTCAGCGAGACCGAGCCCGGCGTGATGCTCGACCACCGGATGCGCGACGCCTTCGTCGCGGGCGTCGCCGAACGGGCCGCGCTCCCCGACGTCGACGCCCCGATCACCCCCGGCGCGGGCGGCGAACACACCGTCAGCGCGGGCTTCCTGACGCTGCCCGCCGCCCTGCTCACGGCCGAGGGCCCGCACGACCTGCTGCTGGAGGAGTGCTTCGGCCCCGTCACGGTCGTCGCCCGCTACACCTCCGCCGACGAGATCACCGCGGTGCTCTCCCGCCTCCCCGGCAACCTCACCGCCACCCTCCAGATCGCCGAGGAGGAGGGCGCGGGCACCCAGCCCGGCGGCGCCGAACTGCTCGCCGCGCTCACCCCGCTGGCGGGCCGCGTCCTGGTCAACGGCTGGCCGACCGGCGTCGCCGTGGCCCCCGCGCAGCAGCACGGCGGCCCGTACCCGGCGACTACCTCCACCTCGACCTCGGTCGGCACCACGGCGATCGAACGCTGGCTGCGCCCGGTCTCGTACCAGTCCACGCCCGCCGCGCTGCTCCCGCCGGAGCTGCGCGACGACAACCCGCTGGACCTGCCGCGCCGGGTGGACGGCCGCAGGGAGAACTGA
- a CDS encoding FecCD family ABC transporter permease: MTTTTHVSPSGARTSRAGTARLVYSLIAGLVVLVLAVLASVMFGSRTTSFGDVVDALSGTADPYVTTVIESRYPRTALGLLAGVCLAVAGTLMQGVTRNPLADPGLLGINAGAAAGVVAGTAFLGASGTTDTMWWALPGALLAGVLVHAIGSAGASTSLVRLVLAGAVLSAVLMAFIQAVTLSRPKVFDSYRYWVVGALGGRDFDVFTAVLPFAAAGLLLALLLGPGLNTLALGDESATSLGANPALLRGGGLIAATLLSAAATAAVGPIAFVGLAVPHIVRALVGVDFRVQIVFSAVLGPALLLLADVVGRVVLRPQELMVGVVTAFIGAPALLFAVRRMRGNA, translated from the coding sequence ATGACCACCACCACACACGTTTCGCCGAGCGGTGCCCGCACCTCGCGTGCGGGGACCGCTCGGCTGGTGTACAGCCTGATCGCCGGGCTCGTCGTGCTCGTGCTCGCGGTGCTCGCGAGCGTCATGTTCGGCAGCAGGACCACCTCGTTCGGCGATGTCGTGGACGCGCTGTCCGGCACGGCGGACCCGTATGTGACCACCGTCATCGAGAGCCGCTACCCGAGGACCGCGCTCGGGCTGCTCGCCGGGGTCTGCCTCGCCGTCGCGGGGACGCTCATGCAGGGCGTCACCCGCAACCCGCTCGCCGACCCCGGGCTGCTCGGGATCAACGCGGGCGCGGCGGCCGGCGTCGTCGCCGGCACCGCCTTCCTCGGCGCCTCCGGCACGACGGACACCATGTGGTGGGCGCTGCCCGGGGCGTTGCTGGCCGGGGTGCTCGTGCACGCCATCGGCTCGGCGGGCGCGAGCACGAGTCTGGTACGGCTCGTCCTCGCGGGCGCGGTCCTCTCCGCCGTCCTGATGGCGTTCATCCAGGCGGTGACGCTGAGCAGGCCGAAGGTCTTCGACAGCTACCGGTACTGGGTCGTCGGCGCCCTCGGCGGCCGGGACTTCGACGTGTTCACCGCCGTCCTGCCGTTCGCCGCGGCCGGGCTGCTCCTCGCGCTGCTGCTCGGGCCCGGACTCAACACCCTCGCGCTCGGCGACGAATCCGCCACCTCCCTCGGCGCCAACCCGGCCCTGCTGCGCGGCGGCGGCCTGATCGCGGCCACGCTGCTCAGCGCGGCGGCCACGGCGGCCGTCGGCCCCATCGCCTTCGTCGGTCTGGCGGTACCGCACATCGTGCGGGCCCTGGTCGGCGTCGACTTCCGGGTCCAGATCGTGTTCTCCGCCGTCCTGGGACCGGCGCTGCTGCTGCTCGCGGACGTGGTGGGCCGGGTCGTGCTGCGCCCGCAGGAGCTGATGGTCGGTGTGGTGACGGCGTTCATCGGGGCACCCGCGCTGCTCTTCGCCGTACGCAGGATGAGGGGGAACGCATGA
- a CDS encoding MarR family winged helix-turn-helix transcriptional regulator, producing the protein MPSDPACTDELPGAARGGPLSHALSRVARLHRIAATKLLRSTGLYPGQELLMMHLWDEPAVRQAELIKSMDLDPSTVTKMLQRLESAGYVRRSPDPADRRAVLVEATEDSCALRPEVKDAWEQLEEHTLAGLDATERAELARLLAKVEENLCTETEDCPERRGQAGPTRE; encoded by the coding sequence ATGCCTTCGGACCCTGCCTGTACCGACGAACTCCCCGGCGCGGCGCGTGGCGGCCCCCTCAGCCACGCCCTGTCCCGGGTCGCGCGGCTGCACCGGATCGCGGCGACGAAGCTGCTGCGGAGCACCGGCCTCTACCCGGGGCAGGAGCTGCTGATGATGCATCTGTGGGACGAACCCGCCGTCCGGCAGGCCGAGCTGATCAAGTCGATGGACCTCGACCCGTCGACCGTGACCAAGATGCTCCAGCGGCTGGAGAGCGCGGGGTACGTGCGCCGCTCCCCCGACCCCGCCGACCGGCGCGCCGTCCTGGTCGAGGCCACCGAGGACAGTTGCGCGCTGCGCCCCGAGGTCAAGGACGCCTGGGAGCAGCTGGAGGAGCACACCCTCGCGGGGCTCGACGCGACCGAGCGCGCCGAGCTGGCGCGGCTGCTGGCCAAGGTCGAGGAGAACCTCTGCACGGAGACCGAGGACTGCCCGGAGCGCCGGGGGCAGGCAGGCCCCACCCGCGAGTGA
- a CDS encoding aminotransferase class V-fold PLP-dependent enzyme: protein MESLAGAEFAPDTTYLNTSSCGLLPRRSVAAVQALAEANATGRRGDGAGSFETLAAARASFGRLAGVDAERVALGSAVAVHVGLIAASLEPGAEVLLPEGEFSSVVSPFAVRGDLRPRYVPLERLADEVRPGTALVAFSSVQSADGRLADLPAVREAAAAHGARTLLDASQSAGWLPLDAGAYDYTVTGAFKYLLCPRGTSFLTVTEEAQKSLTPIHAGWLNGEDLWGSNYGPVSPLSRTASRYDEATSFLSYHGAEPSLALLEEIGVEPVHTHVTALAARFRDGLVSLGHEPVPVSGPSAIVSVPGLEHRQPDLRRAEVYVSLRAGNVRASFHLYNTVADVDRALDVLAG from the coding sequence ATGGAATCCCTGGCAGGCGCCGAGTTCGCGCCCGACACCACGTATCTGAACACCTCCAGCTGCGGTCTGCTGCCGCGCCGGTCCGTCGCCGCCGTCCAGGCCCTCGCCGAGGCGAACGCGACCGGGCGGCGCGGCGACGGCGCGGGGAGCTTCGAGACACTGGCCGCCGCGCGCGCCTCGTTCGGGCGGCTGGCGGGGGTGGACGCGGAGCGGGTCGCCCTGGGCAGCGCCGTCGCCGTCCATGTCGGGCTGATCGCGGCCTCGCTGGAGCCGGGGGCCGAAGTGCTGCTGCCCGAGGGGGAGTTCAGCTCGGTCGTCTCCCCGTTCGCGGTGCGGGGCGATCTCCGGCCCCGGTACGTGCCGCTGGAGCGCCTGGCCGACGAGGTACGGCCGGGGACCGCCCTGGTCGCGTTCTCCTCCGTCCAGTCGGCGGACGGCCGGCTCGCCGACCTGCCGGCGGTACGGGAGGCCGCCGCCGCGCACGGGGCCCGTACGCTGCTGGACGCCAGCCAGTCGGCGGGCTGGCTGCCGCTGGACGCGGGGGCGTACGACTACACGGTCACCGGCGCGTTCAAGTACCTGCTCTGCCCGCGCGGCACGTCCTTCCTCACCGTGACCGAGGAGGCCCAGAAGTCGCTGACCCCGATCCACGCCGGATGGCTCAACGGCGAGGACCTGTGGGGCAGCAACTACGGCCCGGTCTCCCCGCTGAGCCGGACCGCGAGCCGCTACGACGAGGCCACGTCGTTCCTCTCGTACCACGGCGCCGAACCGTCCCTGGCGCTCCTGGAGGAGATCGGTGTGGAGCCGGTCCACACCCATGTCACCGCCCTCGCCGCCCGCTTCCGGGACGGACTCGTCTCCCTGGGGCACGAGCCCGTCCCGGTCTCCGGGCCCTCCGCGATCGTCTCCGTCCCGGGGCTGGAGCACCGTCAGCCGGATCTCCGGCGGGCCGAGGTGTACGTCTCGCTGCGCGCGGGCAACGTGCGTGCCTCGTTCCACCTCTACAACACCGTCGCCGACGTGGACCGGGCGCTGGACGTGCTGGCGGGGTGA
- a CDS encoding penicillin-binding transpeptidase domain-containing protein yields the protein MNKTIRHTAVICLGMVLALMVRATWVQAYEAKALADDTYNRRNVIAQYARPQGDIVVAGSPVTGSAKTDSGDLAYKRTYTDGALYAPVTGYSSQVYGSTQLEGIYKDVLDGTDTLLKNPLDALTGRQTKPGDVLTTIGPSVQRAGYAALGGNKGAAVAIDPKTGRVLAVVSTPSYDPAKISGTTDGAAWKQLTGDADKPMVNRALRQPLPPGSTFKLVVAAAALEDGLYGSVDERTDSPDPYTLPHTKTVLENESTSAPCENATIRTALRYSCNTVFAKMADQLGQSKVRAMAEKFGFNDAEQDVPVRASQSVYPSGMDDAQTALSGIGQFDVTATPLQMAMVSAALANDGLMAAPHMVSKVVDGSGGTLRSYRDGDTTRIVSSATAAQLRSAMVTVVEDGTGTNARIAGAEVGGKTGTAQHGVDNDGTPYAWFTSYAKDASTGKEVAVAVVVEDSGAARSEVSGNGLAAPIAQKMMAAALK from the coding sequence ATGAACAAGACGATCAGACACACAGCGGTCATCTGCCTGGGGATGGTGCTCGCCCTCATGGTGCGGGCGACCTGGGTGCAGGCGTACGAGGCGAAAGCCCTCGCGGACGACACGTACAACCGGCGCAACGTCATCGCCCAGTACGCGCGTCCGCAGGGCGACATCGTCGTGGCCGGTTCGCCGGTCACCGGATCCGCGAAGACGGACAGCGGCGACCTGGCGTACAAGCGGACCTACACCGACGGCGCGCTCTACGCGCCCGTCACCGGCTACAGCTCGCAGGTGTACGGCTCCACGCAGCTGGAGGGCATCTACAAGGACGTCCTCGACGGGACGGACACCCTGCTGAAGAACCCGCTCGACGCGCTCACCGGCAGACAGACCAAGCCGGGCGACGTCCTGACGACGATCGGCCCCTCGGTCCAGCGGGCCGGATACGCGGCGCTCGGCGGCAACAAGGGCGCGGCCGTCGCGATCGACCCGAAGACCGGCCGGGTGCTCGCGGTGGTCAGCACCCCCTCGTACGACCCGGCGAAGATCAGCGGCACGACGGACGGCGCCGCCTGGAAGCAGCTGACCGGCGACGCGGACAAGCCGATGGTCAACCGCGCGCTGCGCCAGCCGCTGCCGCCCGGCTCGACGTTCAAGCTGGTCGTCGCGGCGGCGGCGCTGGAGGACGGGCTGTACGGGTCGGTGGACGAGAGGACCGACAGCCCGGACCCGTACACCCTGCCCCACACGAAGACCGTGCTGGAGAACGAGAGCACGTCGGCGCCGTGCGAGAACGCCACCATCCGCACCGCCCTGCGCTACTCCTGCAACACCGTCTTCGCGAAGATGGCCGATCAGCTGGGGCAGTCGAAGGTCCGGGCGATGGCGGAGAAGTTCGGCTTCAACGACGCCGAGCAGGACGTGCCGGTGCGCGCCTCGCAGAGCGTGTACCCCTCCGGCATGGACGACGCCCAGACGGCGCTGTCGGGAATCGGCCAGTTCGACGTGACCGCCACCCCGCTCCAGATGGCGATGGTCTCGGCGGCGCTGGCGAACGACGGGCTGATGGCGGCGCCGCACATGGTGTCGAAGGTGGTGGACGGCAGCGGCGGCACGCTGCGGTCGTACCGGGACGGGGACACCACCCGGATCGTCTCCTCGGCCACGGCCGCGCAACTGCGCAGCGCGATGGTGACGGTGGTGGAGGACGGTACGGGGACGAACGCGAGGATCGCCGGGGCCGAGGTCGGCGGCAAGACGGGGACCGCCCAGCACGGCGTGGACAACGACGGGACGCCGTACGCCTGGTTCACCTCGTACGCGAAGGACGCGTCCACCGGCAAGGAGGTGGCCGTCGCTGTCGTGGTGGAGGACTCGGGCGCGGCGCGCTCGGAGGTCAGCGGCAACGGACTGGCCGCGCCCATCGCACAGAAGATGATGGCGGCGGCCCTGAAATAG
- a CDS encoding FecCD family ABC transporter permease encodes MTTRTPAGTEAERPDGTEPTAGTEGAKGLPGAGGTRSAAPRGFLTLGGAVALPVRRISVVVALVTVVLLLAAATATLTLGRLGVSLADLPDALTGGARGKDAFVLERLRGPRLVVGIGTGAAFGLSGALFQSVTRNPLGSPDVIGLGAGAGAGAAIVALLLPGTVPVWTGALAGAALAMALVYVSTGSGFRNPGRLVVAGIGVAAIATAVIQYVVYAVERDKAAILTAYVNGSLAARSWDHATTIWLVLLVVAPLTALIARRLSIGEMGDEIAGGLGAEPRTTKTLAVLLSIVLSAGAVSVAGPISFVALTAPQIAKRLTRGSGPHLMLSALIGALLLVLADLCAQQLPLFENLPVGIYTMAIGGVYLGYLLLREWRKGVL; translated from the coding sequence ATGACGACGCGCACACCGGCCGGTACGGAGGCGGAGCGACCGGACGGCACCGAACCGACCGCGGGGACCGAGGGGGCCAAGGGTCTCCCGGGCGCCGGGGGCACCCGTAGCGCGGCCCCGCGCGGCTTCCTCACCCTCGGGGGCGCCGTCGCGCTGCCCGTCCGGCGGATCTCCGTCGTCGTCGCGCTCGTCACCGTGGTCCTGCTCCTGGCGGCCGCGACCGCCACGCTCACCCTCGGCCGGCTCGGCGTCTCCCTCGCCGACCTCCCCGACGCCCTCACGGGCGGCGCGCGCGGCAAGGACGCCTTCGTGCTGGAACGCCTGCGCGGCCCCCGCCTCGTCGTCGGCATCGGCACCGGCGCGGCCTTCGGGCTCTCGGGCGCGCTGTTCCAGTCGGTCACCCGCAACCCGCTGGGCAGCCCCGACGTGATCGGCCTCGGCGCGGGCGCCGGGGCGGGCGCCGCCATCGTCGCGCTGCTGCTGCCCGGCACCGTACCGGTGTGGACGGGCGCGCTCGCCGGAGCCGCGCTCGCCATGGCGCTGGTGTACGTGTCGACGGGCAGCGGTTTCCGCAACCCCGGGCGGCTGGTGGTCGCCGGGATCGGCGTCGCCGCCATCGCCACTGCGGTCATCCAGTACGTCGTCTACGCGGTGGAACGCGACAAGGCCGCCATCCTCACCGCCTACGTCAACGGCAGCCTCGCGGCCCGCTCCTGGGACCACGCCACCACCATCTGGCTCGTCCTGCTGGTCGTCGCCCCGCTCACCGCCCTCATCGCGCGCCGGCTCTCCATCGGCGAGATGGGCGACGAGATCGCGGGCGGCCTCGGAGCCGAGCCGCGCACCACGAAGACCCTCGCCGTCCTGCTCTCCATCGTGCTCTCGGCGGGCGCCGTCAGCGTCGCGGGCCCCATCTCCTTCGTCGCCCTGACCGCGCCCCAGATCGCCAAACGCCTCACCCGGGGCTCGGGCCCGCATCTGATGCTCTCCGCCCTGATCGGCGCGCTGCTGCTGGTCCTCGCCGATCTCTGCGCACAGCAGCTGCCCCTGTTCGAGAACCTGCCCGTCGGCATCTACACGATGGCCATCGGCGGCGTCTATCTCGGCTATCTGCTGCTGCGCGAGTGGCGCAAGGGAGTCCTGTGA
- a CDS encoding DsbA family oxidoreductase, producing the protein MRVEIWGDIACPWCYIGKARFEKGLAGFAHRDDIEVVHRSFELDPERTRGETGLVADMLATRYGRSPEQVRAMEETVAGHARAEGLGFRTEGRDHGGSFDIHRLLHLAKARGRQNELLDIVYRANFAEERSVYDDETLVALAVEAGLAETEAREVLADPTAYARAVRDDEREAAELGASGVPFFVLDRRFGVSGAQPVEVFAQALEQAWQTRTVTALTPIGVTAGETGTDGAAVCDADGACEVPRTGSSQAGSHV; encoded by the coding sequence ATGCGCGTCGAGATCTGGGGCGACATCGCCTGTCCCTGGTGCTACATAGGCAAGGCCCGGTTCGAGAAGGGGCTCGCCGGGTTCGCCCACCGGGACGACATCGAGGTGGTGCACCGGTCGTTCGAGCTGGATCCGGAGCGGACGCGGGGTGAGACCGGGCTGGTGGCCGACATGCTGGCCACCAGGTACGGGCGGAGCCCCGAGCAGGTGCGCGCCATGGAGGAGACGGTGGCCGGGCACGCGCGCGCCGAGGGGCTCGGGTTCAGGACCGAGGGGCGCGACCACGGCGGCTCCTTCGACATCCACCGGCTGCTGCACCTGGCCAAGGCGCGCGGTCGGCAGAACGAACTGCTGGACATCGTCTACCGGGCGAACTTCGCCGAGGAGCGCTCCGTCTACGACGACGAGACGCTTGTCGCGCTCGCGGTCGAGGCCGGTCTCGCGGAGACCGAGGCGCGCGAGGTGCTGGCGGACCCTACCGCGTACGCGCGGGCCGTACGGGACGACGAGCGGGAGGCCGCCGAGCTGGGGGCGAGCGGCGTGCCGTTCTTCGTGCTCGACCGGCGGTTCGGGGTCTCGGGCGCGCAGCCGGTCGAGGTGTTCGCCCAGGCGCTGGAGCAGGCGTGGCAGACCCGTACGGTCACGGCCCTCACCCCGATCGGCGTCACCGCGGGCGAAACGGGCACGGACGGCGCCGCGGTGTGCGACGCCGACGGCGCGTGCGAGGTGCCGCGCACGGGATCCTCGCAGGCCGGGAGCCATGTGTAA
- a CDS encoding iron-siderophore ABC transporter substrate-binding protein, protein MPAWFTRARRQTLTVSATATVAALALVLGGCSSSDTESTGSSSKEKSADGAFPVSIKSALGTAKIDEQPERVVTLGQGSAETAIALGHTPVGIESYEWGSDKSGYLPWINEAVKKNGDKPPTQFAGGEDIDFEAITELEPDVILAPWSGITQEQYDILSDIAPTVAYPKLAWSTDWDEQIEIIAKALGEPAEAKTLTTKIEKQLADAAATRPKYKDVSFSYIYTSGPGTLGVFLPEEQRVKMVSSLGLTPDPVVKTFKETEGTASALIGLENAEKLKDSDLVFTFYSDAKTKKEIEAQKLYGAIPAVKRGSVVASNDNSFVTASSIINPLTVPWVIDRYLPLIDKALTTLDK, encoded by the coding sequence ATGCCAGCTTGGTTCACTCGCGCGCGTCGCCAGACCCTCACCGTATCGGCCACCGCCACGGTGGCCGCTCTCGCGCTCGTACTCGGAGGCTGCTCGTCGAGCGACACGGAGTCGACCGGTTCGTCCTCGAAGGAGAAGAGCGCCGACGGCGCGTTCCCCGTCTCCATCAAGAGCGCGCTCGGCACGGCGAAGATCGACGAACAGCCCGAGCGCGTCGTCACCCTGGGCCAGGGGTCCGCCGAGACCGCCATCGCGCTCGGCCACACCCCGGTCGGTATCGAGAGCTACGAGTGGGGCAGCGACAAGTCCGGCTACCTGCCGTGGATCAACGAGGCCGTGAAGAAGAACGGTGACAAACCGCCCACCCAGTTCGCGGGCGGCGAGGACATCGACTTCGAGGCCATCACCGAGCTGGAACCCGATGTGATCCTCGCGCCCTGGTCCGGCATCACGCAGGAGCAGTACGACATCCTGTCCGACATCGCGCCGACCGTGGCCTACCCCAAGCTGGCGTGGAGCACGGACTGGGACGAGCAGATCGAGATCATAGCCAAGGCGCTCGGTGAGCCGGCCGAGGCGAAGACGCTCACCACGAAGATCGAGAAGCAGCTCGCCGACGCCGCGGCGACCCGGCCCAAGTACAAGGACGTCTCGTTCTCGTACATCTACACCTCGGGCCCCGGCACCCTCGGGGTGTTCCTGCCGGAGGAGCAGCGCGTGAAGATGGTCTCCTCGCTCGGCCTCACCCCCGACCCCGTGGTGAAGACGTTCAAGGAGACCGAGGGAACCGCCTCCGCGCTCATCGGGCTGGAGAACGCCGAGAAGCTCAAGGACAGCGACCTGGTCTTCACCTTCTACAGCGACGCCAAGACGAAGAAGGAGATCGAGGCGCAGAAGCTGTACGGAGCGATCCCCGCCGTCAAGCGCGGATCCGTGGTCGCCAGCAACGACAACTCCTTCGTCACCGCCTCGTCGATCATCAACCCGCTGACCGTCCCGTGGGTCATCGACCGCTACCTGCCGCTGATCGACAAGGCCCTCACCACACTCGACAAGTGA
- a CDS encoding IclR family transcriptional regulator, with the protein MSAAESGGAQVKSAVRTVELLEYFAGRPGMHSLATVQEAVGYPKSSLYMLLRTLVELGWVETDATGTRYGIGVRALLVGTSYIDGDEVVAAARPTLDRLSDDTSETIHLARLDGTNVVYLATRQSQHYLRPFTRVGRRLPAHSTSLGKALLATHSDEQVRALLPETLPPLTEHTITDREKLIEELRSIREQGYAVDREENTLGLRCFGIAVPYRTPARDAISCSVPVARLTPGHEQMIKDALFDARDRLTLATRRL; encoded by the coding sequence ATGTCGGCTGCGGAGAGCGGTGGCGCGCAGGTCAAGTCCGCTGTACGGACGGTGGAGCTGCTCGAGTACTTCGCCGGGCGTCCCGGGATGCACTCCCTGGCGACCGTCCAGGAGGCGGTCGGCTATCCCAAGTCCAGCCTCTACATGCTGCTGCGCACCCTGGTCGAGCTGGGCTGGGTGGAGACCGACGCGACGGGCACCCGGTACGGGATCGGGGTACGGGCGCTGCTGGTCGGCACCTCGTACATCGACGGTGACGAGGTGGTCGCCGCGGCCCGGCCCACCCTGGACCGGCTCTCGGACGACACCAGCGAGACGATCCACCTGGCGCGTCTCGACGGCACCAATGTGGTCTATCTCGCGACCCGCCAGTCCCAGCACTATCTGCGCCCCTTCACCCGCGTCGGCCGCCGGCTGCCCGCGCACTCGACCTCCCTCGGCAAGGCGCTGCTCGCGACGCACAGCGACGAGCAGGTGCGCGCGCTGCTGCCCGAGACGCTGCCGCCGCTGACCGAGCACACCATCACGGACCGCGAGAAGCTCATCGAGGAGCTGCGCTCCATCCGCGAGCAGGGGTACGCGGTGGACCGCGAGGAGAACACCCTCGGGCTGCGCTGCTTCGGCATCGCGGTCCCCTACCGGACCCCGGCGCGCGACGCGATCAGCTGCTCGGTGCCGGTGGCCAGGCTCACCCCGGGGCATGAACAGATGATCAAGGACGCGCTGTTCGACGCCCGCGACCGGCTGACGCTCGCCACCCGCCGGCTCTGA